One window of the Mycobacterium haemophilum DSM 44634 genome contains the following:
- a CDS encoding SAM-dependent methyltransferase codes for MARNPAAQTAFGPMVLAAVEHNEPPGRRLVDDDLAGLFVPRPLRWLVGATRSDVFRRLLISSSEWSGPGLWANLACRKRFIGDLLQAAGNDIDAVVILGAGLDTRAYRLTRQVRIPVFEVDLPVNVARKAKTVRRVLGELPLSVRLVALDFEHDDLLTALAEHGYLTEYRAFFICEGVTQYLTEDGVRRTLEGLRAAASGSRLVFTYVRRDFIDGTNRYGTRTLYRTVRQRRQLWHFGLQPDEVAGFIADYGWRLVEQAGPDELFQRYVEPTGRKLKASQLEWSAYAEKT; via the coding sequence ATGGCGCGAAACCCCGCGGCACAGACGGCTTTTGGCCCGATGGTATTGGCGGCCGTCGAACATAATGAGCCACCCGGGCGCCGGCTGGTTGACGACGACCTCGCGGGCCTGTTTGTGCCGAGGCCACTGCGATGGCTCGTCGGTGCAACCCGGTCGGACGTGTTCCGTCGCCTACTGATCAGCTCATCGGAATGGTCGGGTCCCGGGCTGTGGGCCAATCTGGCCTGCCGTAAGCGTTTCATCGGCGACTTGCTCCAAGCAGCAGGCAACGATATCGACGCGGTTGTCATCCTCGGCGCCGGCTTGGACACCCGTGCTTACCGGTTGACGCGGCAGGTCCGCATCCCGGTCTTCGAGGTAGACCTGCCGGTCAACGTCGCCAGGAAAGCCAAGACGGTCCGCCGCGTGCTGGGCGAGCTACCGCTGTCGGTTCGGTTGGTCGCATTGGACTTCGAACATGACGACCTGCTCACCGCGTTGGCCGAGCACGGCTATCTCACCGAGTACCGGGCATTTTTCATCTGCGAAGGCGTGACCCAGTACCTCACCGAAGACGGTGTCCGGCGGACCCTGGAAGGACTACGCGCGGCCGCGTCGGGCAGCCGATTAGTGTTCACCTATGTCCGTCGGGACTTCATCGACGGAACAAATCGGTATGGCACCCGCACGCTATATCGCACCGTCCGTCAGCGGCGGCAATTGTGGCACTTTGGCTTACAGCCTGACGAGGTCGCGGGGTTTATCGCCGATTACGGCTGGCGGCTGGTGGAGCAGGCCGGGCCCGATGAGCTTTTCCAGCGCTACGTCGAGCCCACCGGCCGCAAACTCAAAGCATCGCAGCTGGAGTGGTCAGCCTACGCGGAAAAGACCTAG
- the recA gene encoding intein-containing recombinase RecA, whose translation MAQVPDREKALELAMAQIEKNHGKGSVMRLGDEMRQPISVIPTGSIALDVALGIGGLPRGRVVEIYGPESSGKTTVALHAVANAQAAGGVAAFIDAEHALDPEYAKKLGVDTDSLLVSQPDTGEQALEIADMLIRSGALDIVVIDSVAALVPRAELEGEMGDSHVGLQARLMSQALRKMTGALNNSGTTAIFINQLREKIGVMFGCGSWYTNVTLADGSTEKLGKIVNQKMDVEVLSYDFESGQIVPRRVTNWFNNGRTEEFLHFKVDRAGSGTGRGHASLAMTRNHLIRTPGGWREAEDISVGDRVMLAQPSLLSDQQWEVVLGSLMGDGCLSPPARQDSESARLRIGHGARQAAYLDWKVSLLENIPHSRTVNSKGAVFADFSPLAELHELRSAMYLGDGKKFLSEEYLKALTPLALAIWYMDDGSFSLRSKGLQRRTQGGSGRIEICVEAMSEGSQVRLRDYLRDTHSLDVRLRKAGAAAKAVLVFSTAATAQFQELVAPYISPCMEYKLLPRFRGHSIVAPRFVEPTMELMPARVTEIESKTDYPIMSRFDIEVEGSHNYFADGVMVHNSPETTTGGKALKFYASVRLDVRRIETLKDGTDAVGNRTRVKVVKNKVSPPFKQAEFDILYGKGISREGSLIDMGVDQGFIRKSGSWFTYEGEQLGQGKENARNFLLENADVANEIEKKIKEKLGIGAVVTDDDILPAPVDF comes from the coding sequence ATGGCGCAAGTCCCCGACCGTGAAAAAGCCCTCGAGCTGGCGATGGCCCAGATCGAGAAAAACCACGGCAAAGGTTCGGTGATGCGTCTCGGTGACGAGATGCGTCAGCCGATTTCGGTCATTCCGACCGGGTCCATCGCACTGGACGTGGCCCTGGGTATCGGCGGTCTGCCACGTGGCCGGGTCGTGGAAATTTACGGCCCGGAGTCCTCGGGTAAGACCACTGTTGCACTGCACGCGGTGGCCAACGCCCAGGCGGCCGGCGGTGTCGCAGCGTTCATCGACGCCGAGCACGCCCTGGACCCGGAGTACGCCAAGAAGCTTGGCGTTGACACCGATTCCCTGCTGGTTAGTCAACCTGACACCGGTGAACAAGCCCTCGAGATCGCTGACATGCTGATCCGTTCTGGCGCGCTCGACATTGTGGTCATCGACTCGGTCGCGGCGCTGGTGCCGCGCGCGGAGCTCGAAGGTGAGATGGGGGACAGCCATGTCGGACTGCAAGCCCGGTTGATGAGTCAGGCGCTGCGGAAGATGACTGGTGCGCTGAATAATTCGGGAACCACGGCGATCTTCATCAACCAGCTGAGGGAAAAAATCGGTGTGATGTTCGGGTGTGGATCCTGGTACACCAATGTCACGCTGGCCGACGGATCGACTGAGAAGCTCGGCAAGATTGTGAACCAGAAGATGGACGTCGAGGTCTTGTCATACGACTTCGAATCCGGGCAAATTGTGCCACGCAGAGTAACCAATTGGTTTAACAACGGGAGAACGGAAGAGTTCCTGCACTTCAAGGTCGATCGAGCAGGAAGCGGGACGGGACGTGGGCATGCCAGCTTGGCGATGACTCGCAACCATCTCATCCGAACCCCCGGTGGGTGGCGTGAAGCTGAAGACATAAGTGTCGGCGATCGAGTGATGTTGGCACAGCCAAGCCTGCTCAGTGATCAGCAGTGGGAAGTCGTGCTGGGTTCGTTGATGGGCGATGGGTGCCTATCCCCGCCAGCTCGACAGGATTCTGAGAGCGCACGACTCCGCATAGGACACGGAGCCCGGCAGGCGGCATATCTTGATTGGAAAGTCTCTCTGCTTGAGAACATCCCACACAGTCGCACCGTGAACAGCAAGGGTGCAGTGTTCGCCGACTTCTCCCCGCTCGCGGAACTCCATGAATTGCGAAGCGCGATGTATTTGGGTGATGGAAAAAAGTTCCTCTCCGAGGAGTATCTCAAGGCGCTAACCCCGTTGGCTCTGGCCATCTGGTATATGGACGATGGTTCGTTCAGCCTCCGCTCCAAGGGCCTGCAGCGGCGCACACAAGGCGGAAGCGGGCGAATTGAGATCTGTGTTGAGGCGATGAGCGAGGGTTCGCAAGTGCGCCTCCGTGACTATCTGCGCGATACTCACAGCCTCGATGTACGACTGCGGAAGGCCGGTGCGGCCGCCAAAGCCGTGTTGGTGTTCTCTACCGCGGCTACCGCGCAGTTTCAGGAACTAGTGGCGCCTTACATATCGCCATGCATGGAGTACAAGCTGTTGCCTCGGTTCCGTGGCCACAGCATAGTGGCGCCAAGGTTCGTCGAACCAACTATGGAGCTTATGCCGGCGCGCGTCACCGAGATCGAGTCGAAGACGGATTACCCTATCATGAGCCGCTTCGACATCGAGGTCGAGGGTTCGCACAATTACTTCGCCGACGGAGTGATGGTTCATAACTCGCCCGAAACCACAACCGGTGGAAAGGCTTTGAAGTTCTACGCGTCGGTGCGCCTGGACGTGCGTCGGATCGAGACCCTCAAGGACGGCACCGATGCGGTCGGCAACCGTACTCGGGTCAAAGTGGTCAAGAACAAGGTTTCGCCGCCCTTCAAACAGGCCGAGTTCGACATCCTTTACGGCAAGGGCATTTCCAGGGAGGGCTCGCTGATCGATATGGGTGTGGACCAGGGCTTTATCCGCAAGTCCGGGTCCTGGTTTACCTACGAAGGCGAGCAGCTTGGCCAGGGTAAGGAAAATGCGCGCAACTTCTTGCTGGAGAACGCCGACGTGGCCAACGAGATCGAGAAGAAGATCAAGGAAAAGCTTGGCATTGGCGCGGTCGTGACCGATGACGACATCTTGCCCGCCCCCGTCGATTTCTGA
- a CDS encoding limonene-1,2-epoxide hydrolase: MAELTGTSAPSAENVRTVEVFLTALQDEDYETADAALDDNLVYQNVGLPTIHGSNKTITLWRKMAGRIGFEIKIHRIVADGDAVLCERADAVIVGPLRVQFWVCGVFEVHNGRITLWRDYFDFFDLFKATVRGLAALAIPSLKATF; this comes from the coding sequence ATGGCCGAGCTGACCGGGACATCTGCCCCAAGTGCTGAGAACGTTCGCACGGTCGAGGTTTTCTTGACCGCCCTGCAGGACGAGGATTACGAAACCGCGGACGCGGCGTTGGACGACAACCTCGTCTACCAGAACGTCGGACTGCCGACAATCCATGGCAGCAACAAAACGATCACGCTGTGGCGCAAGATGGCAGGCCGTATCGGGTTCGAGATAAAGATCCACCGGATTGTCGCTGATGGCGACGCGGTGCTCTGCGAACGCGCCGACGCGGTGATTGTCGGCCCGCTGCGGGTTCAATTCTGGGTCTGCGGCGTGTTCGAAGTGCACAACGGGCGAATCACGTTGTGGCGGGACTACTTCGATTTCTTCGACCTGTTCAAGGCGACCGTGCGCGGCCTGGCCGCGCTGGCGATCCCGTCGCTAAAGGCAACGTTCTAA
- the pspM gene encoding phage shock envelope stress response protein PspM, which translates to MAVNGGQRGRWRALLWRGLDTATDLSDLVAQKISAASDPRARLLRRRRRALRWGLIFGFGCLFWGVVTALLAAWGWFALLLQITGFVAVVQAIPATLLLLRYRWLRSEPLPTRRAGGVRRLPPPGSAARPAMSALGASERGFFSLLGVMERGEMLPAAEIRDLTAAANQTSVAMAATAAQVVSMERAVRSCESSRSYLVPTINAFTAQLSAGVRQYNEMVTAAAQLVSSANGGAGSPAPGSQQRYREELVGATDRLAGWAQAFDELGGMPRR; encoded by the coding sequence GTGGCCGTGAACGGGGGCCAGCGTGGGCGGTGGCGCGCGTTGTTATGGCGTGGACTGGACACCGCCACCGATTTGTCCGATTTGGTCGCCCAAAAGATCAGCGCCGCGTCGGATCCGCGTGCCCGCCTGCTACGCCGTCGCCGCCGCGCGTTGCGGTGGGGCTTGATCTTCGGTTTCGGGTGCCTGTTTTGGGGTGTGGTGACGGCGTTACTGGCGGCCTGGGGCTGGTTTGCGTTGCTGCTGCAGATCACCGGCTTCGTCGCGGTGGTACAGGCCATTCCGGCGACGTTGCTGCTGCTTCGCTACCGCTGGCTGCGGTCGGAGCCGCTGCCGACGCGGCGGGCAGGCGGAGTTCGGCGGTTACCGCCACCCGGTTCGGCGGCCCGACCTGCGATGTCGGCGCTGGGCGCCTCCGAACGCGGGTTCTTTTCGTTGTTGGGTGTGATGGAGCGGGGCGAGATGTTGCCCGCGGCCGAAATCCGTGACTTGACCGCCGCGGCTAACCAGACTTCGGTGGCGATGGCGGCCACCGCCGCCCAGGTGGTGTCGATGGAGCGGGCGGTTCGCTCTTGCGAATCATCGCGGTCTTATCTGGTCCCCACCATTAATGCGTTCACCGCGCAGTTGAGCGCCGGTGTTCGTCAGTACAACGAAATGGTCACCGCCGCAGCGCAATTGGTATCTTCGGCGAACGGCGGTGCCGGTTCGCCGGCGCCGGGTTCGCAGCAGCGCTACCGCGAGGAGCTGGTCGGCGCTACTGATCGTCTGGCCGGTTGGGCGCAGGCGTTCGACGAACTCGGCGGAATGCCGCGGCGTTAG
- the pspA gene encoding phage shock protein PspA yields the protein MANPFVKAWKYIMALFNAKIDEHADPKVQIQQAIEEAQRTHQALTQQAAQVIGNQRQLEMRLNRQLADIEKLQVNVRQALTLVDQATAAGDAAKATEYNNAAEAFAAQLVTAEQSVEDLKALHDQALSAAAQAKKAVEQNAMVLQQKIAERTKLLSQLEQAKMQEQVSASLRSMSEIAAPGNTPTLDEVREKIERRYANALGAAELAKGSVQGRMIEVEQASVQMAGHSRLEQIRASMRGQALPTGGSAASPEGTPAAPAANQASDGHVAEKPLGQ from the coding sequence ATGGCCAATCCGTTCGTGAAAGCGTGGAAGTACATCATGGCGCTGTTTAACGCCAAGATCGACGAGCACGCAGACCCCAAGGTGCAGATTCAGCAGGCCATTGAGGAAGCACAGCGCACCCACCAGGCGCTGACCCAACAGGCGGCGCAGGTGATCGGCAACCAGCGGCAACTAGAGATGCGGCTCAACCGGCAGCTGGCGGACATCGAAAAGCTCCAGGTCAACGTGCGCCAGGCGCTGACGTTGGTGGACCAGGCCACTGCCGCAGGGGACGCCGCCAAGGCCACCGAATACAACAACGCCGCCGAGGCGTTCGCGGCCCAACTGGTAACCGCCGAACAGAGCGTCGAGGACCTCAAGGCGTTGCACGACCAGGCGCTGAGCGCGGCGGCTCAGGCCAAAAAGGCGGTCGAACAGAACGCGATGGTGCTGCAGCAAAAGATTGCGGAGCGCACCAAGCTGCTGAGCCAACTCGAGCAGGCGAAGATGCAGGAGCAGGTCAGCGCCTCGCTGCGGTCGATGAGTGAGATCGCCGCGCCCGGCAACACCCCAACCCTCGACGAGGTGCGGGAAAAGATCGAACGTCGGTACGCCAACGCGCTCGGTGCGGCCGAGCTGGCGAAGGGCTCCGTGCAGGGTCGCATGATCGAGGTCGAACAGGCCAGCGTGCAGATGGCTGGCCATTCGCGGCTAGAGCAGATCCGCGCGTCGATGCGTGGCCAAGCTCTGCCGACGGGCGGTAGCGCTGCGTCGCCCGAAGGCACCCCAGCTGCTCCCGCGGCCAACCAGGCCAGCGACGGGCACGTTGCCGAGAAACCCCTCGGTCAGTAA
- the clgR gene encoding transcriptional regulator ClgR, which produces MASLVREVVGDVLRRARTAQGRTLREVSDSARVSLGYLSEVERGRKEPSSELLNAICDALEVPLSELLIDAGERMAHAERAARTAPSSAPSGATIDASTKVVIPPVASLVVA; this is translated from the coding sequence ATGGCGTCATTGGTGCGTGAGGTCGTTGGCGACGTGCTGCGCCGGGCGCGGACTGCACAGGGCCGCACGCTGCGCGAGGTGTCGGATTCCGCGCGGGTGAGCCTCGGTTATCTCTCGGAGGTTGAGCGCGGCCGCAAGGAGCCCTCCAGTGAGTTGCTCAACGCGATTTGCGACGCGTTGGAGGTGCCGCTGTCAGAGCTGCTTATCGACGCCGGCGAGCGGATGGCGCACGCGGAACGCGCGGCCCGGACCGCGCCAAGTAGCGCGCCAAGCGGCGCCACCATCGACGCCAGCACCAAGGTCGTCATTCCTCCGGTGGCGTCGTTGGTGGTGGCGTGA
- a CDS encoding DUF5313 domain-containing protein, whose protein sequence is MSDKPARTKPNALQYVRYCYGGRLPDSMRDWVQGDLAGKGAAARMMIRVAVPAVLVLAPFWLIPTTLDVHLSMTLPILIPFVYFSHALNKIWRRHMLGVHNLDPELVDELARKRDAHIHQAYIERYGPRPKD, encoded by the coding sequence ATGAGCGACAAGCCCGCCCGCACCAAGCCCAACGCGCTGCAATACGTCCGCTACTGCTATGGGGGACGGTTGCCTGACTCGATGCGGGACTGGGTGCAGGGCGATTTGGCCGGCAAAGGCGCTGCCGCCCGGATGATGATCCGGGTCGCGGTTCCGGCTGTGCTGGTGCTCGCACCGTTCTGGTTGATCCCGACGACGCTCGACGTCCACTTGAGCATGACGTTGCCGATCCTCATTCCGTTCGTGTACTTCTCGCATGCGCTCAACAAAATATGGCGCCGTCACATGCTGGGCGTGCACAACCTGGACCCCGAGCTCGTCGACGAACTCGCCCGCAAGCGCGACGCCCACATCCACCAGGCATACATCGAGCGCTACGGCCCACGACCCAAGGACTAA
- a CDS encoding DUF3046 domain-containing protein — protein sequence MRLTEFHQRVVLRFGAAYGTSVLVDHVLTGFDGRTAAQAIEDGVEPRDVWRALCVDFDVPRDQW from the coding sequence GTGCGGCTGACGGAATTCCACCAGCGAGTGGTCCTGCGATTCGGCGCCGCCTACGGCACGTCTGTGCTGGTCGATCATGTGCTGACGGGCTTCGACGGCCGTACCGCCGCCCAGGCGATCGAAGACGGTGTTGAGCCCCGCGACGTCTGGCGGGCGTTGTGCGTCGACTTCGACGTGCCCCGCGATCAGTGGTGA
- a CDS encoding glycosyltransferase, with protein MRVAVVAGPDPGHSFPAIALCQRFADAGDTPTLFTGVERVDIARAAGVETALLDGLAAIDDDVDAGARIHGRAAQMAVLNVPALRDLAPDLVVSDVITAAGGMAAELLGIPWIELNPHPLYLPSKGLPPIGSGLAPGTGIRGRMRDATMRVLTARSWRAGLRQRATVRVQIGLPARDPGPLRRLIATLPALEVPRPDWPAQAVVVGPLHFEPTDRVLQIPSGSGPVVVVAPSTALTGTSGMAQTALDALVPGDTLPSGSRVVVSRLNGPDLTVPPWAVAGLGHQAKLLTHADVVICGGGHGMVAKALLAGVPLVVVPGGGDQWEMANRVVRQGSAQLIRPLTAAALVAAVNQVLSSPGYREAAQRAAVSIAGVADPVRVCHEALALAG; from the coding sequence ATGCGCGTCGCCGTGGTCGCCGGGCCAGATCCCGGGCACTCGTTTCCCGCGATCGCGCTGTGTCAACGCTTCGCCGACGCGGGGGACACGCCCACCCTGTTCACCGGAGTGGAGCGCGTCGACATCGCTCGCGCCGCCGGTGTCGAGACCGCCCTGCTGGACGGGCTCGCGGCCATCGATGACGATGTCGATGCCGGGGCCAGAATCCACGGGCGGGCCGCGCAGATGGCCGTGCTCAACGTGCCAGCGCTGCGCGACTTGGCACCTGATCTGGTGGTATCCGACGTCATCACCGCGGCTGGTGGTATGGCTGCTGAGCTGCTGGGGATCCCGTGGATCGAACTCAACCCGCATCCGCTGTACCTGCCGTCCAAGGGTCTGCCGCCGATAGGCAGCGGGCTGGCACCCGGCACCGGTATTCGCGGCCGGATGCGAGACGCCACCATGCGGGTGCTCACCGCGCGGTCCTGGCGTGCCGGCCTGCGACAGCGGGCGACGGTCCGGGTGCAGATCGGATTGCCGGCCCGCGACCCCGGGCCGCTGCGACGGCTGATCGCCACGCTGCCCGCGCTGGAGGTCCCTCGCCCAGACTGGCCGGCGCAGGCCGTGGTGGTGGGTCCGTTGCACTTCGAGCCGACCGACCGGGTGCTGCAGATCCCTTCCGGCTCCGGGCCGGTGGTGGTCGTGGCACCGTCCACGGCGTTGACTGGGACATCGGGCATGGCGCAGACCGCTTTGGACGCTCTGGTGCCCGGTGACACGCTGCCATCGGGGTCGCGCGTGGTGGTGTCTCGGCTGAACGGTCCCGATCTGACGGTGCCGCCCTGGGCGGTGGCTGGGTTGGGACACCAAGCGAAGCTGTTGACGCATGCCGACGTGGTGATCTGCGGCGGCGGTCACGGGATGGTCGCCAAAGCGCTGTTGGCCGGGGTGCCGCTGGTGGTGGTTCCTGGTGGCGGGGATCAATGGGAGATGGCCAATCGGGTGGTGCGGCAGGGCAGCGCGCAATTGATTCGGCCGTTGACCGCTGCGGCGCTGGTAGCCGCGGTTAACCAGGTGCTGTCGTCGCCGGGATATCGCGAGGCCGCACAACGAGCCGCTGTCAGCATCGCTGGGGTCGCCGATCCGGTCCGGGTGTGCCACGAAGCGCTGGCGCTCGCCGGGTAA
- a CDS encoding putative quinol monooxygenase, with protein sequence MPVVVVATFTVKPESVDTVRDILTRAVEDVHGEPGCQLYALHHTGETFVFVEQWADADALQTHSTAPAVTAMFTATREHLAEAPDIKMLQPVPAGDPNKGQLRQ encoded by the coding sequence ATGCCCGTTGTCGTCGTCGCCACCTTCACCGTCAAGCCCGAATCGGTCGACACCGTCCGCGACATCCTCACCCGTGCCGTCGAAGACGTGCACGGCGAACCGGGCTGCCAGCTCTATGCGCTGCACCACACCGGCGAGACCTTCGTGTTCGTCGAGCAATGGGCCGATGCTGACGCGCTCCAGACACATAGCACCGCGCCCGCGGTCACCGCGATGTTTACCGCGACCCGCGAACACCTGGCCGAAGCACCAGATATCAAAATGCTGCAGCCCGTTCCCGCGGGCGATCCGAACAAAGGACAGCTACGCCAGTGA
- the pgsA gene encoding CDP-diacylglycerol--glycerol-3-phosphate 3-phosphatidyltransferase, whose product MVGRARIANLANILTGLRLVLVPIFLVALFAGNGHEIAGRLAAFVIFTVACITDRLDGLLARNYGMATEFGAFVDPIADKTLIGAALIGLSMLGDLPWWITVLIMTRELGVTLLRLAVIHRGVIPASWGGKLKTVVQAVAIGLFVLPLTHLSGLFHVAASVVMAAAIVLTVVTGVDYVAGAIRAVRDVRRTAN is encoded by the coding sequence ATGGTAGGCCGTGCCCGGATCGCTAACCTCGCCAATATCCTGACTGGCTTGCGGCTGGTGTTGGTCCCGATTTTTCTGGTCGCCTTGTTCGCTGGGAATGGCCACGAAATCGCCGGCCGGCTCGCGGCTTTCGTGATCTTCACGGTTGCTTGCATTACCGATCGGTTGGACGGCCTGTTGGCCCGCAACTACGGCATGGCGACCGAATTCGGCGCGTTCGTCGATCCGATCGCGGACAAGACTCTGATCGGGGCGGCGCTGATCGGACTGTCGATGCTCGGTGACCTGCCGTGGTGGATCACGGTACTGATCATGACCCGCGAGCTCGGGGTGACGTTGTTGCGGTTGGCTGTCATCCACCGTGGGGTCATTCCGGCCAGTTGGGGCGGCAAACTCAAGACTGTGGTCCAGGCCGTGGCGATCGGCCTGTTCGTGCTGCCTTTGACGCACCTGTCGGGACTGTTCCACGTGGCGGCATCGGTGGTAATGGCCGCCGCGATCGTGCTCACGGTGGTCACCGGTGTCGACTACGTGGCGGGGGCGATCAGAGCGGTCCGGGACGTTCGCCGGACAGCCAACTGA
- a CDS encoding mycofactocin-coupled SDR family oxidoreductase, producing the protein MTDRLLDGPLNGRVAFITGAARGLGRAHATRLAADGANIIAVDICDQIAAVPYPMSTREDLATTVKLVEDTGARIAATQADVRDRASLSAALQAGLDEFGRLDIVVANAGIAVMAAGDDGWRDVIDVNLTGVYHTVQVALPTMIAQGEGGSIVLISSAAGLVGIGSDDPGSIGYTAAKHGVVGLMRSYANHLAPHNIRVNSVHPCGVDTPMINNEFFQQWRATVETDAVQDWGNALPVELVQPEDIANAVAWLVSDQARYVTGVTLPVDAGFANRR; encoded by the coding sequence GTGACCGACCGCCTCCTGGACGGCCCGCTCAACGGCCGAGTCGCATTTATTACCGGCGCCGCACGCGGGCTGGGCCGGGCACACGCGACACGGCTGGCGGCCGACGGTGCGAACATCATCGCGGTCGACATCTGCGACCAAATCGCTGCGGTGCCGTATCCCATGAGCACCCGTGAGGACCTGGCGACCACGGTCAAGCTCGTCGAAGACACCGGCGCACGCATCGCAGCCACCCAGGCGGACGTCCGCGATCGCGCATCACTGTCCGCCGCATTGCAGGCCGGCCTCGACGAGTTCGGCAGGCTAGACATTGTCGTGGCCAATGCCGGGATCGCCGTGATGGCCGCCGGCGACGACGGCTGGCGCGACGTCATCGACGTCAACCTCACCGGCGTCTATCACACCGTGCAAGTCGCCCTACCGACCATGATCGCCCAGGGCGAAGGCGGGTCAATCGTATTAATCAGTTCGGCTGCAGGGCTGGTCGGTATCGGCAGCGACGACCCGGGATCGATCGGCTACACGGCCGCCAAGCACGGCGTCGTCGGCTTGATGCGGTCGTACGCGAATCATCTTGCTCCGCATAATATTCGGGTTAACTCAGTACATCCTTGCGGGGTCGACACGCCAATGATCAACAACGAGTTCTTCCAGCAATGGCGAGCAACCGTCGAGACTGATGCGGTGCAAGACTGGGGCAACGCGTTGCCTGTCGAGCTGGTGCAACCGGAGGACATCGCCAACGCAGTGGCATGGCTGGTGTCCGACCAGGCTCGCTATGTCACCGGCGTCACCTTGCCGGTCGATGCGGGCTTTGCGAATAGGCGGTAG
- the recX gene encoding recombination regulator RecX yields MTTSCPPPSISDREEQARALCLRLLTARSRTRAELLGQLAKRGYADDVSDRVLDRLAAVGLVDDTDFAEQWVRSRRVNAGKSKRALAAELHAKGVDNDVITTVLNGIDAGAERERAEQLVRVRLRREALGADDARVSRRLVAMLARRGYSQTTACEVVVAELAAERERRRV; encoded by the coding sequence ATGACGACATCTTGCCCGCCCCCGTCGATTTCTGATCGCGAAGAGCAGGCGCGGGCATTGTGCCTGCGCCTGCTCACCGCAAGATCGCGAACCCGAGCCGAGCTCCTCGGCCAGCTGGCGAAACGCGGATACGCCGACGACGTCAGCGACCGGGTCCTGGATCGGCTGGCCGCTGTTGGCCTGGTGGACGACACTGACTTCGCCGAACAGTGGGTGCGGTCTCGGCGGGTGAACGCGGGAAAGAGCAAGCGCGCGTTGGCTGCTGAACTGCACGCTAAGGGTGTCGACAATGACGTGATCACCACGGTGTTGAACGGGATCGACGCCGGTGCCGAGCGGGAGCGGGCTGAGCAGCTGGTGCGAGTCAGACTGCGGCGAGAGGCACTCGGCGCCGACGACGCACGGGTGAGTCGTCGGCTGGTGGCGATGCTGGCCCGCCGCGGATACAGCCAGACCACTGCATGCGAGGTGGTTGTTGCCGAGCTGGCTGCCGAACGGGAGCGGCGTCGGGTCTAG
- a CDS encoding amino-acid N-acetyltransferase: protein MSILLAVTKSSQDHLVVVRRARTSDVPAIKQLVDTYAGKILLEKNLVTLYEAVQEFWVAEHPSDPDNPKKIVGCGALHVLWSDLGEIRTVAVDPAMTGHGVGRAIVNRLLEVARELQLERLFVLTFETEFFSQHGFTEIEGTPVTAEVFEEMCRSYDIGVAEFLDLSYVKPNTLGNSRMLLVL from the coding sequence ATGTCGATACTGTTAGCCGTGACCAAAAGCTCACAGGATCACCTCGTGGTGGTCCGGCGCGCACGAACCTCCGATGTCCCGGCGATCAAACAACTCGTCGACACCTATGCGGGAAAGATCCTGCTGGAAAAGAACCTCGTGACGCTCTATGAAGCCGTGCAGGAATTCTGGGTGGCCGAACACCCCAGCGACCCAGACAACCCGAAAAAAATAGTCGGCTGCGGGGCGTTGCACGTGTTGTGGTCTGACCTCGGCGAAATCCGTACTGTCGCCGTCGACCCCGCCATGACCGGCCACGGTGTCGGCCGCGCGATCGTGAATCGACTGCTCGAAGTCGCCCGCGAGCTGCAGTTGGAGCGGCTGTTCGTGTTGACCTTTGAAACCGAGTTCTTCAGCCAACACGGGTTCACCGAGATAGAAGGCACCCCGGTGACCGCCGAGGTGTTCGAAGAGATGTGTCGGTCCTACGACATCGGGGTCGCTGAGTTCCTGGATCTGAGCTACGTCAAACCGAACACCCTGGGCAACTCCCGCATGCTGCTGGTGCTGTGA